Sequence from the Methanosarcina siciliae T4/M genome:
TTTATGGCTGATACGATCTCAGCCACCTTAGCCGTTACATCCTTTACTTCTTCAACAATCGTACCGGTGACGATCATGTCAGCACCTGCAGAAGCACAGAGCTTTGCAGTTATTGCATCTCTGATCCCGCCGCCAACAATCAGTTTATTTTCTCCGAGTACGTGTTTGACAGCCCCTATCATTTCAGGAGATATAGGCGCATCGGCTCCAGATCCTGCTTCCAGGTAAGTATAATGCATGCCGAGGTATTTGCCTGCAAGGGCATAGACCGCAGCAATATCAGGTTTTTTCCTGGGAATCAGTTTTGCATCCCCTATCCATCCAACGGTACCTCCGGGCTCGACCACAAGGTATGCCATGGAGATAGGTTCTATCTGGCTTCTGTATACAAGCGGAGCTCCAAGCACCTGGTTTGTGATCACATATCCCAGATCTCTGGAATTCAGGAGGCTCATGAAAAATACAGCATCTGCATAGCTACTGAGCCCGGCTGAACTTCCCGGAAAAAGGATAGTGGGGACATTTACCTTTTCTTTAATCTTTATTACAGTCTCATCTAATATGGTTCCCGACGCCCCGGTTGAGCCCCCTATCATGATGGCATCAGTGCCTCCTTCAACTGCTGCAAGAGCGATCTCAACAGCTCTTTCAGGGGTCTGGGAAGCCGGGTCAATAAGAGTAAGATGAACTTTTCCGTCCTGTTCAATAATCTTCTGAAGGTGTGCTTCCACCTGCAAAAAAGATCATGCTCCCTTGGATTCCTTGGATTTCACACGAAGAGTACCATAGCCGCATTTTCTGCAACGGGTTGCCCTGACAGCATTTCTCGCATTACACTTCATGCATATTTTTTTGTTTAATAACCTTTCTTCAGCTTCTGGAAAACGAGCCATTTTTGTCACCTGCTATTATTTTTTATTATTGATGCGGTATATAGCCCGCTAAAAGGATGTTAAGGCATATAATGTTTTTCATCAAAAAATTACGCTACCTGCCAGTTTGCAACCTTTTCTGCTCTTCTCTTTCACATGGCAGGATGTGTTCCAATCCGGCAGACTCAAAATTTATTTATTGGTCCTGTTGTTTATGCCGTATCCTGCAGGCTGGAAACTCCGGCTGCGGAACAGTAATGAGGTTGTACTTATTAACAGCAGTGATATTGATAATACTGGCAGTTCCGAGAATTAATGAAACATTAAGCTAACCGGTAGCATGTTCAGGAGAGGTTTGAAAACGAACTTACTACCAAAATTCCATACCGCCAGGAATCATTTAAGGCTAAGGATAATTTAACCTAAAGGATAATTTAGGTTGAGGGTATTCAGGAAAAAAACCTGAATTAAAACTATTAAAAAACTAAGACCAATTAAGGTTTAAAGGTAGACCCGGGATAAAATAAAATTCCCGATTCCAGGAAAGTGATCGATGTGGCAATTCATCCGATAGAATACCGGTACGGTACAGCAGAAATGAAATACGTATGGAGTCAGGAAAACAGACTAGCTAAGATCTTGCAGACCGAGGCAGCTCTTGCCCTGGCAGAAGCGGATATGGGACTTATCCCGGCAGAAGCGGCTGAGATTATCTCCGAATGCGTGACCTCCGTAAAAGCGGAAAGAGTTGACGAAATCGAAGACGAGATCCACCACGATATGATGGCTGTTGTTGTTGCGATTTCTGAGAAGTGCAGGGAAGATGCAGGAAAGTGGGTCCATTTCGGGGCAACTTCAAACGATATCCTTGATACGGCAACCGCACTCCAGATAAAGGACGCAATCGGCCTTCTGGAAGACAAACTCAAAGTCCTGCTAAGGGTGCTGGTAAACCAGGCAGAAGCCCATAAGAACACTGTTTGCTGCGGGAGGACACACGGGCAGGTAGGCGTCCCTACAACGTACGGGCTCCGTTTTGCAATCTGGGCTTCCGAGATTTCAAGGCACCTTGACCGCCTTTACGAGCTGACTCCGAGAGCTACTGTGGGGCAGATGACAGGGGCTGTCGGGACTCAGGCTGCTTTTGGGAAGTCCGGAATCCTGATCCAGAAACTTACAATGCAGCACCTCGGAATCGGGACTGTGGACGTCTCAAACCAGATAATCCAGAGGGACAGGCATGCAGAGTTTGTTATGTGGATGGCAAATACTGTTACGACTATGGACAAGATTGGCATCGAAATCAGGACTCTGCAGCGCAGTGAAATTGCCGAGATAGAGGAAAGCTTCGGGAAAAAGCAGGTGGGTTCGTCTACCATGCCTCACAAGCGAAACCCGATCAAGTCCGAGCAGATCTGCGGGCTTGCAAGGATCGTAAGAGCAATGGTTGAGCCTGAACTCCTTAACAACACCCTCTGGGACGAGCGGGACCTTACAAATTCTTCCTGTGAAAGGGTCGTCTTCCCGGAAACCTGCGTGCTTACGGATCATATCCTTAAACTTGGAGCCAGTGTGCTTGGGGATCTCAGGTTCTATCCCGAAAATATCCGCAGGAACCTGGACCTTCTAAGAGGCCTGAACATGGGTGAAGCTGTAATGATCGAACTTGCAAAAAGAGGTGTAGGCAGGCAGGAAGCCCATGAGCTTGTCAGGACTTCGGCTATGGAAGCCCATGACACGGGGAAGCACTTCAAACAGGTACTTCTTGATACTCCTTCCGTTTCAAGGTACCTGAGTGCAGAAGATATTGAAAACCTCGTAAACCCCGATAAGTATATAGGAACAGCTGTGGAACAGGTCGAAACGCTAGTTGTAAAACTTCGTGAAGCTTATTCCCTCTGACCTCTTCCTCTCTTTTTTCCTTTTTTCCGGGCCAGAAGAAGCTAAATTCAGAAGCGTAGAAATGAAAATGATTGAAAAAATCCGGAAAAACGACTAATTACCCGGCAAAATTTATAATCATGAGAAAATATAAATATATATATCTGAGAAATCCAATCTTTATTAGAGAACTACATCAACAGTTTCATCCGAATTGGGTGATTGAGGCATCTAAAAACAGGCGTTGCGTAACTAAAAATCTATTTAGGCTAGATGTGGTAGATGCTTTACGGTGTGAAAATGGATTAGATGCCTCATTTACTCCTACGTAAAGGTTATTTATAAAATTTGTGCTAGTTAGCTTTCAGATTTTTTCAAAGAATTCATTCTCCCATTCCTTCTTTTCAAGATTGATCTCAAAGTTTGTATCCAGGCTGCCCGTCAGCTAAAATCTCATTATTTAGATACAATTCAATGAGATGTAAAGTAAGGATCTTGTAGATATGCGTATATTATCGTATGAACGCTATTCCTGAGAACTATTCCGGTGGCACTACTCCTTAAGCGGTAGTCCTAATGCATCCTATAATTGATACCCCTGATGTCCCGACCTGAATGAAAAGAAAATGGAGGAGAAAATATTAAGAAGAGATATGAAAGTAAGAAGAGATATGAAAGCTTTTGAGTTTACAGGAGCTTTAATGCTTAATTAAGTGCAAAACTCACTTTTTCTGCGGAATGAATTTACAAACTCAATTTTTATTTTAAAAAATAAATATAAAAATTTATATAGGATAGTTCATTATCCAGATAGCGTTGCTTTATGTGGTATTGAGGCATCTAAAAAACTATGTTGCGTAACTTAAAAATCTGTTTGGGCTAGATGTGGTAGATGATTTCGGTGTGAAAGTGGATTAGATGCCTCAATAATTTCATAGGATTAAGTTATTTATATAATTTGTGTTTATTCTGTGCACAACCATCCAAAACTCCTATTTTGTTAAGAAGTAAGGATTCATTATTACATGGGATTTGCAGACAAGATTACATGGGATTTGCAGACAAAAAATTCTTTCGCGTTTTTACAGTCTAATTTGATATTTGAGTAAAGTGTGTTTCCAATTGTTTGCCAACCTGGCTACAGTTTACCGTTTAATTTCAAGACAACCTGAAAATACATCCGCAAATTCACTGTCAGAACTTCTCCTTTCCGAGAATATGAAAGCTTTTTAATTTTTGCCGACTGCGAACAGTCATTATTCCAGACATTTTTGAGATTTACAAACCAAAGTTGCACTGGCCCACTCAGCAGCAAGCTAGAGGGATATTAAACTTAAATAACCAGAGTAATGCTGAACGTTACTTTTAAAGATCATCATATAGATCCGCACATTGGCATTACTCTGTATAGCGATATCCCATGAGAGATTCCCCTATGAGAGATCCCGGAACAGAAGAAGCTTTTTATATCAGAAGGACTGGGTTCCTGACCGCGGCACCCGGATTCTCTTATTCCTGTTCAGGTTTAAAGACCTCCAGATTCGCCCAGTTGAATTTTTCAGGCGGGCAGGCCCTGATACATTTCTGGCAGTGGGCACCTTCACAGAGGTCGGTGCTTATCATAATCCTGCTTTCTTCGTCAATTGTAATGGCATCGTTAGGGCAGACTTTTATGCATTTCTTGCACTCGGGGCAGTCAACAACCATGGTCATATAGGTTCCGACTCTTTCGAGTACATGCAGACCTTCTTCCCCAAGGACAGGGATATCCCTTTCCACACGCTTATCCACCACAGGGTTGTCTATGGGATCATCAAGTGACGGGAGACTCTTCTTTTTAAGGTATTTTTTAAACATCTTAAAGGGCATTCCCTCTTCCCAGTATGCAAGTTCCAGAACGTAGGCGTCCCGGAATTCCGGGGCAGTTGCAAACATTATGTGAGTGCCTATAATCTGGCTTGCAATGTCCTGAAGTTCCCACAACCTTCCTTCCGAAAGCAGGATTTCCCTCGCGACAGCAAGAGAGGTGTTCCCGAGCTGAGCAATGTTCCCTGTAGAGTAAGGGATCAGGCCAATTTTCTGGGCTTTTTTCGCATCCATATATGTTCCGGCAGCACCTGCCATATATGCTGCATCAATATCTGTAAGCTCTATACCTGCAGTAGCACAAAGCGTAATATGCCCTGCCCGGATTGCACCAATAGCTTTTCCAGCTTCTTTCAAATCCCTTTCCGAAAAAGTTATTTTGTTCTGCAGGTGAATTAGTTCGTCCGGAGTTTTGATTTTCGGGAGCACAACCAGATCGTGACCCAGAGCTTTTTCGAGAAGGGCAATAACTCCAGTACCTGTAATTCCTTTTGCATTGATCTGCCCTGCTTCAAGAATTTCTCCGGTTTTAGGGTCTACGAGATCTCCGGGATCGGGCTTCATCTCTTCGTTTAATACATAATTCCTCAAGGCCCCGTCCTCGAATTCAAAATCCGAAATTGCAAAAGGAGAGGCAAGGGTCCCATTCTTTATCTGCTGCCCTTCAAGAGCAGGCCCTGCAGCTGCTGAACCAGTGTATATAATATCTTTTACCTTGAGCGCCATTTCGGCGTTTGTCCCGTAATCAGTTGCAATCGAAACCTGGTCGCTGTCAAGCATGCCCGACTTAATAATAAGAGCAAGGGCATCGGCTCCGACTTCATGTTTAATTGCAGGCGGGACTACAACTTCACAATTAAATTCTTCAAGCCCTGGAATTTCACTGCTTGGTACGATTCTTGCATTCCTTTTCTGTTCCTCTATATGGTACTTCTTTTTCTTCCGTTCCCCCGCATAAGCCAGGTCTTCAATGCTTATCCCCTGAAAAATGGATAGCTGGATAGGGTTTCCGCAGACTGAAAGCCTATCAAGCTCGCCACTTTGAACATCAAGGGCTTGAAACAGGTTCTTTACCGCATTCACGGAAAGCCCATGCGCAAGATCCTGCCCGTAGTGGATTGCGAAGTCCATGTGATCCATCACATTCGCTCCGGGTAGGGGATTTCTCAATGTTATAACTGTTCTCTTAATTTCCTGGGTATTAAGGTCAATCTTCTGAGCCCTATACCCGCTCGTTCCCAGGTCAATTGCAACTCCATATCTCATACAAACTCCCCTCGCTGATTTAGTTTACAGGGTGGTTTAACATACTGGAAGCCGTTTAGAATTTTATGTACCTATTACTTTGAAAAACGACGTATAAATAAATAAGGCGTTTTATTCATCATTAGATATAATTTAAAGTTCTGCAAGCGCTCCCACCAGCTTTTCCTTTTTTAAGAAATATATGTAAACTAATGTTTTCCTGAGACTATTTTTTCGTTTTTCAAGGGCCATCGTGTGTTTTTTACGGGAAATTTAAAATGCATATCGGGAGGGATAGTTTTATAAGTAAATAATCTCTTTGTATAGCTGATGAGCTAGTCCGGGTAGTCCGGCGTTACCTGTAACCCGAAATCGCCGATATGCGGGGGACGAAGCCGATGGAAGATGCGTCAAAGGGATTCCAGCCTGGGATCTCAACTGAGAAACCCCGTCCTGCTTGGATGATGCAGGTATGTGGACTTGCTGGAAAACAGGTTCTCATACCCTAACTGCGGAAACCGGTCGAGGCCCGGAAGGGAGCAGACTCACCGCGGGCAACCGTCGCTTGCGGGGTCGCGGGGTGGAGAAGAGGTTCTAGTCTACTGAAGTCCCCCAGATACAACGACCTGCGGTGTGCTCATCACTAAGCACATAAATTAATATTTTTCAAGAGCCTTGTATTATATTGCATTATGGTAACTGTAATTTTTCGGGAAGAACAATTTATTTGAAGGATTCTCTCCGGAAAAAGTTAAATATATGAAATGCATTTTAGGGGGCGCGTTTCTAAAGTTCGGAATGACGAGATAGCCAAGCCCGGTATGGCGTGGGATTGCTAATCCCATGATGCCCTGCATCGCGGGGGTTCGAGTCCCCCTCTCGTCGCTCCTTTTTTACAAGATTTTAATACTTTGTACATTATTTTTTTGAGCTGTATTTTTCTCAACCATCTTCATGTAAATTTTAAATAAGATCTTGCCTTATACCCTGTAAATAAAAATTCACTATATATCCTATCTTATCAACTCAGAATTCAGTGCTATTAAGTTAATTTTACAGAAATGGATTGAGTTAAAATAATGAAACGGATATCATCAGGAATACCTGAACTTGACGAAAGGATCGGTGGGGGATACCTGGCGGGCAGGGTTCTTCTCATAACCGGAGATACAGGAACTGGCAAGACCACTTTTACCATTCATTTTCTGCACAGAGCATGCCTTGAGGGTAAGAAATGTATCCTGGTCGCAACCGAAGAACTTCCAGAAGATATATTGGTCTCATCAGAAATGATGGGACTTGGGCTTACTAAATATTATGAAAAAGGCCAGCTCACAATTGAGCGGTCTTTTCAGAACCGTTCCGAGAAGGTCCAGACCTCAAAATTCGGATTTACTCCCGAAGGTCTGGAAATAGATCTACCCACACTTTCGGATTATGTACCCGAAGGAACCGATGTTGCGGTGATTGACAATATCGGTGTTTTTACCCTGAGGCTTTCCATTCAGGATTTCAGGAACCAGTTTGATGCCCTGAACTTTATCCTCAGCACCAGAGGAGACTGCACGGCAATGTTTGTCATGGACGATATCGCATGCAAGATGACCCATAACCTTGCCGAGTATTCGGCAAGTGGCTCTCTCCGACTTATGGTAGACGAAAATCCCTACACAGGGAATATTGAACGCTACATAAGAATTCCTAAAATGAGAAGGACATGCCTCAGTCTGAATCCGATAAGATTTGAAATTACTTCATCAGGGATAAAACTCCTTTGAAAAGCTGCATTCCTACAAGTTTAAGGTTTTTTCCTTTTCCCTTCTTCGCCCAACACATTCATTTCTTCACTTCCCACTAAATCAACTCTCAGTTTCCCTATTTTCATTTCTTTTCTCCTCTTCTGGTTTCCTTTTTTAGAACATCAATTTTTGTTTTTTCAAAACGCAAAATATAGAATATTTTTTAAATTATAAATGAAAAAAATATAAAAATAATAAGTACTCAATAAAATTTTTTAATGAAAAAATTAATACTGTTGAAATGCGTTCTTATTTGTAAATGAAATTGAATATCCGATATATTACTTTTGTATACCGAAAAAAGGTGAAAAAAACCTTAAAATAAGTACACAAAATAATTAAGATGAGCAACAAATAATATTGAAAAGTTATCAATTCTTATTCAATAAATATAGATAATAATTAATAAATTAGTTCATACTGTGGAAATTTTGTAAGGGGACAAGCCTTGGGGGGCAAACATCTATGGTTTCCAAAAATGAGAAATCTCCAGATAACTCAAAAAAACCAGACAATGGTATGCAGAAAAGGGGGGAAGAAGAGGTTATGGCAGGAAAGTCCAGTCTTCTACAGGTACCTGTCAAAAGGGCTTCTGACGAAGATAATCCGAATCTAGCTGATACTGACAGCCTTCAGAAGGAGAACAACAAAAGGAATACAAAGAACATTATCCTGGAAGTTTCAGGAATTCAAAGAACTCCACAAAAACGGAAATATCCTTATTGGGTGAAGCACAGTGCAGGGAGAGAAAATACAGAAAAAGAGAATACTGATCTTACTGACATGAAAATAAAGATTGAAACCCTAAAAACCAAACCTGTACTTGAAACGGTTCAATTTAATAGTTTTCCTCCGGAAACTCAGAAAATCATAGATCCGGAAACAACATATCTGGAAAAAAATTCCGATCCTGAAAAGAAACTTTCCGGTTCTTCTCAAGTTGCTCTTGAACCGAAATCCCCGGTTTCTCCAGAAACTGCGCCTGAGAAGAAAGTCGAACTTATTCCTGAAACCAAAAAAAAAGGAATTTTTCCTCCTGAAATCAGACCTCAAGCCCAAAAAATGAAAATTAAGAAAAAGTCCAGATTCCTTGGGAAAATGAAGGATCTGACTCGCGACATAGCCGGTATCAAGGAAAGTGAAAAATTAAGTGACAAGCTTAAAGAATTCTTTGACGAAGTAAAAACCCCTGAAGGAGCAAAAAAGAAATTTGCAGAGGTCGTCCAGAGCCTGAAAGATGAAGAGCTCAGGGTTCTTCCTCCATATGATCCTGTAACCTGCGGCCCGCTCCTTGAGTATGAAATTCCTTCAGGGTTTACTGAAATCGAACGCTACTGGGTAGAGGAACCTTACGCCTTTATAAGCATAATTGAAAACCTGGAAATGAAATACTATTATGTCGTTGAGCCCACTCTCAGCACCTATGAAAAAGCCGTTCTTGAGAGAGTAAGGGACAACCTGGAAGATATGCTTACCCAGGATGATATGATATCCGGACAGGATAAAGACGTAATTCTCATTAACAGAGGCATGAGGCTTCTGGATCAGTATTACAGCACTCTGGAAGTTTCCTCGATCCACAAGATAATGTATTTCCTCAGGAGAAATTTCATCGGGTACGAAAGGATAAATGCGCTCATTAGGGACCCGAATATTGAAGATATTTCCTGTTCGGGAATTGAAATCCCTATCTACCTCTACCACATGAAGCACAACAACATCGTGACCAACATCCTTTTTGGGGAAAAGGAAGTGGACTCTCTGGTTGTCAAACTTTGCCAGAGGAGTGGCAAGCATATATCCATAGGAGAACCGATTGTAGATGCAACTCTTCCGGACGGCTCAAGAATTCAGGCAACCCTTGGAAAAGAGGTCACAACAAGGGGCAGTTCCTTCACCATCCGTAAATTCAATGGGGACCCCATAACCCCTATTGACCTTATCAGGTATGGAACATGCAGTATCGAGATGATGGCTTACTACTGGATTGCCATTGAAAACAACATCAGTGTACTTTTCGCAGGAGGTACCGCTTCGGGAAAAACCTCCCTTATGAACGCAATTTCTCTCTTAATCCCGAGACTTTCAAAGGTAGTGTCCATTGAAGATACCAGAGAGATTATGCTCCACCATGAAAACTGGATCGCAGGCGCAACCAGAAAATCATTTACAGTAGGTGGGACCGGAGAGGTATCCATGTACGAACTCCTGAAAGCCGCCCTCAGGCAGCGTCCGGAATATATTCTTGTAGGCGAGGTCCGGGGTAAAGAGGCCCTGACCCTTTTCCAGGCAATGTCAACAGGGCACACCACCTATTCAACAATGCATGCAAGCGACGTGCAGACCGTGATTAACAGGCTTGAAAACGAACCAATCAATGTCCCGCACGTGATGATGCAGGCCCTTGGAGTCATCTGTATTCAGATGCAGACCTATGTCAATGAGACCAGGGTAAGAAGGACCAAAACAATTGTGGAGATCACAGGCCTTGATGCAAGGTCAGGAAGTCTCAGGATCAATGAACTTTACCGCTGGGAGCCGGTGCATGATAACTTTAAACGTGCAGGGGATTCCTATGTGCTCAATGAGATCATGAAAGCAAGGGGATGGAACCCTGATAAGCTCTTTATTGAGTTTAAAAACAGGGAACAGATCCTTGCCTACCTGACAGCAAAACAGATCCGTGACTACGTGAGTGTCTCTCTGATAGTGCATATGTATGCCACAAACCCGCAGCTTGTAATGGAAGCAGTTGGAAACGATACCTTGCAGGATATGGTAATGCACCATAGTTAAGGGATATCCATGAACGCTATAAATACCCTGGCATTCAGGATCTTCGGAGAAAAAATCCTTGAGAACGAAGACAGATATGCCCTGTTCAGGATAAAGCTTCGCCAGTCTCATATTCCCCTGCCTGTGGAACAGTATGTCTCAACCGCAATTTTATACTCCCTGTTTGCTGGGATATTCGGCGGGCTTGCAGGTTTACTGATCGGAAAGCAGCTCTTCAAAGGTATCACCCCGGAAAGTATTGCTTCAACGTTTGGTATCTCGAGCAGGGAAACAAGGGTAATTGAGGCTCCTGCATATATTGAAGCTAATCTTCCCTTCATCCTTACAATCGTAGGCGGACTCATTTTCTTCTCGATGATTGCTGCCTTTACCTACGGGCTTATTATGGCATACCCTCCCATGAAGGCAGATAGCAGGAAGCGGGCTATCAATGCAACAATGCCCCATGCAACAGCTTTTCTCTATGTGCTGCAGAGGGGCGGGGGTATGACTATCTTTGAGATCATGAAATCGCTTTCGAAACATTCTCACCTCTACGGGGCTGCTTCGCATGAATTCGGAAACATCATAAGGGATATAGAATATTTCGGAAAAGACCTTCAGGACGCCCTATGGGATGCAGCCGACAGGACACCTTCCGAACAGTTCAAAGACCTTGTAGACGGCCTGATTTCAATAGCCTCCAGCGGAGGAAACATTACCCTTTACCTGAAAAATAAGACTGACCTCTATAAATCCAATGCCAATAAGGAACACAAGCGTTTCCTTGATACCCTCGGGCTCCTGGCAGAGGTTTATATTACGGTATTCGTTGTAGGCCCCCTCTTCCTTATGGTCATCCTGGTGGTAATGAACATGGTTGACAACGGAGGAGTGACCAACCTCTATATCCTTGTATACGGGGCAATTCCCTTCGGGACAACGATCTTCCTGATCTTTCTGGACATGCTTACAGGAGACGTGGAAAAGATGCCTGAGGAGAAAGTCTCCAGAATTAAGCCTGATTCTTTCAGCGATGTCAGGGTAAAGCCATGGACGGAAGAGGATGAGGAACTGCTCCAGAAGATGGCGTTTTACGAAAAGGTGAACAGGGTCAAAAATGTGATCTTGCACCCGATAAGGGCTATGCTTGACAGGCCGGTATACGCTTTTGCAATAAGCACTCCAATCGCCCTCGGGTACTTTGTTTATGCTTTCCTGGAACACATGCCATATGAGGGAGGATTTGTTGAAACCGCATCTACCCTTGATGACTATATCTTTGTAACCCTGCTTGTCCTTTTCATTCCTTACATGATCTTCCACGAACTCGAAGTTCGGAAAACCAGGCAGATTGAGGATCAGGTACCGGAATTTCTTAAAAGGCTTGCAAGTATCAACGGGACAGGGATTCTGCTTACCGATGCTATTGCCATTACAGCCCAGTCAAATATGGGCAGATTGAAATCCGAAATCAAATGCACGGTTGCAGATATCCGCTGGAACTCAAACCTCGTGGAAGCCCTGAAACGTTTTGAAGCCAGGGTCCGGACCAACATGACCCGGCGCAGCCTGACCCTTATAGCCAAGGCAAGCGAATCAACAGGCGACATCCATCAGGTCATCAGCACGGTTGCGGATGACGCAGACATTGAGAAAAACCTCAAAAAGGAACGTTCTGCAGAGATGTTCATTTACGTCTTCATCATCTTCGTGACTTTCTGCGTCTTCCTGGTCATAGTATACGTGCTTGCAGCCTTCTTCCTCCCTGCACTTGACGGTTCCAGCAACCCGGCAATGTCCATGGGAGGCTTTGACCTGAAAGAGTACACCCTCCTCTTCTTCCACGCAGCTCTCCTCCAGGGTTTTGGCTCCGGGATGGTTGCAGGAAAAATGGGTTCGGGGAGTATATCTTCCGGGCTCAAGCACTCACTTGCAATGATGACAGTATCCTATGTGCTGTTCATCGTGTTTATCTGAATTCGGGATTTTGGGCACCCTTCAAGAGCTTCTGTCCTCCGGGTTTAAAAAACCCGGAATTCCCTTTGATCCACTTTCTTTTTAAAGATAAACACCCAATTTTGAGGAAGATGGCACAAAACACAGCAACTAAGAAAATGCTCCTTTCCGGGCTCATCCTTGCAGTTATCTTTTCTTCCTTTTATGTTCTGGACTTCAAGGCAGCGCAGAGTGA
This genomic interval carries:
- a CDS encoding geranylgeranylglyceryl/heptaprenylglyceryl phosphate synthase is translated as MQVEAHLQKIIEQDGKVHLTLIDPASQTPERAVEIALAAVEGGTDAIMIGGSTGASGTILDETVIKIKEKVNVPTILFPGSSAGLSSYADAVFFMSLLNSRDLGYVITNQVLGAPLVYRSQIEPISMAYLVVEPGGTVGWIGDAKLIPRKKPDIAAVYALAGKYLGMHYTYLEAGSGADAPISPEMIGAVKHVLGENKLIVGGGIRDAITAKLCASAGADMIVTGTIVEEVKDVTAKVAEIVSAIKS
- a CDS encoding 50S ribosomal protein L40e; this encodes MARFPEAEERLLNKKICMKCNARNAVRATRCRKCGYGTLRVKSKESKGA
- the purB gene encoding adenylosuccinate lyase — its product is MAIHPIEYRYGTAEMKYVWSQENRLAKILQTEAALALAEADMGLIPAEAAEIISECVTSVKAERVDEIEDEIHHDMMAVVVAISEKCREDAGKWVHFGATSNDILDTATALQIKDAIGLLEDKLKVLLRVLVNQAEAHKNTVCCGRTHGQVGVPTTYGLRFAIWASEISRHLDRLYELTPRATVGQMTGAVGTQAAFGKSGILIQKLTMQHLGIGTVDVSNQIIQRDRHAEFVMWMANTVTTMDKIGIEIRTLQRSEIAEIEESFGKKQVGSSTMPHKRNPIKSEQICGLARIVRAMVEPELLNNTLWDERDLTNSSCERVVFPETCVLTDHILKLGASVLGDLRFYPENIRRNLDLLRGLNMGEAVMIELAKRGVGRQEAHELVRTSAMEAHDTGKHFKQVLLDTPSVSRYLSAEDIENLVNPDKYIGTAVEQVETLVVKLREAYSL
- a CDS encoding methylamine methyltransferase corrinoid protein reductive activase; this encodes MRYGVAIDLGTSGYRAQKIDLNTQEIKRTVITLRNPLPGANVMDHMDFAIHYGQDLAHGLSVNAVKNLFQALDVQSGELDRLSVCGNPIQLSIFQGISIEDLAYAGERKKKKYHIEEQKRNARIVPSSEIPGLEEFNCEVVVPPAIKHEVGADALALIIKSGMLDSDQVSIATDYGTNAEMALKVKDIIYTGSAAAGPALEGQQIKNGTLASPFAISDFEFEDGALRNYVLNEEMKPDPGDLVDPKTGEILEAGQINAKGITGTGVIALLEKALGHDLVVLPKIKTPDELIHLQNKITFSERDLKEAGKAIGAIRAGHITLCATAGIELTDIDAAYMAGAAGTYMDAKKAQKIGLIPYSTGNIAQLGNTSLAVAREILLSEGRLWELQDIASQIIGTHIMFATAPEFRDAYVLELAYWEEGMPFKMFKKYLKKKSLPSLDDPIDNPVVDKRVERDIPVLGEEGLHVLERVGTYMTMVVDCPECKKCIKVCPNDAITIDEESRIMISTDLCEGAHCQKCIRACPPEKFNWANLEVFKPEQE
- a CDS encoding RAD55 family ATPase; translated protein: MKRISSGIPELDERIGGGYLAGRVLLITGDTGTGKTTFTIHFLHRACLEGKKCILVATEELPEDILVSSEMMGLGLTKYYEKGQLTIERSFQNRSEKVQTSKFGFTPEGLEIDLPTLSDYVPEGTDVAVIDNIGVFTLRLSIQDFRNQFDALNFILSTRGDCTAMFVMDDIACKMTHNLAEYSASGSLRLMVDENPYTGNIERYIRIPKMRRTCLSLNPIRFEITSSGIKLL
- a CDS encoding type II/IV secretion system ATPase subunit, whose amino-acid sequence is MVSKNEKSPDNSKKPDNGMQKRGEEEVMAGKSSLLQVPVKRASDEDNPNLADTDSLQKENNKRNTKNIILEVSGIQRTPQKRKYPYWVKHSAGRENTEKENTDLTDMKIKIETLKTKPVLETVQFNSFPPETQKIIDPETTYLEKNSDPEKKLSGSSQVALEPKSPVSPETAPEKKVELIPETKKKGIFPPEIRPQAQKMKIKKKSRFLGKMKDLTRDIAGIKESEKLSDKLKEFFDEVKTPEGAKKKFAEVVQSLKDEELRVLPPYDPVTCGPLLEYEIPSGFTEIERYWVEEPYAFISIIENLEMKYYYVVEPTLSTYEKAVLERVRDNLEDMLTQDDMISGQDKDVILINRGMRLLDQYYSTLEVSSIHKIMYFLRRNFIGYERINALIRDPNIEDISCSGIEIPIYLYHMKHNNIVTNILFGEKEVDSLVVKLCQRSGKHISIGEPIVDATLPDGSRIQATLGKEVTTRGSSFTIRKFNGDPITPIDLIRYGTCSIEMMAYYWIAIENNISVLFAGGTASGKTSLMNAISLLIPRLSKVVSIEDTREIMLHHENWIAGATRKSFTVGGTGEVSMYELLKAALRQRPEYILVGEVRGKEALTLFQAMSTGHTTYSTMHASDVQTVINRLENEPINVPHVMMQALGVICIQMQTYVNETRVRRTKTIVEITGLDARSGSLRINELYRWEPVHDNFKRAGDSYVLNEIMKARGWNPDKLFIEFKNREQILAYLTAKQIRDYVSVSLIVHMYATNPQLVMEAVGNDTLQDMVMHHS
- a CDS encoding type II secretion system F family protein, with product MNAINTLAFRIFGEKILENEDRYALFRIKLRQSHIPLPVEQYVSTAILYSLFAGIFGGLAGLLIGKQLFKGITPESIASTFGISSRETRVIEAPAYIEANLPFILTIVGGLIFFSMIAAFTYGLIMAYPPMKADSRKRAINATMPHATAFLYVLQRGGGMTIFEIMKSLSKHSHLYGAASHEFGNIIRDIEYFGKDLQDALWDAADRTPSEQFKDLVDGLISIASSGGNITLYLKNKTDLYKSNANKEHKRFLDTLGLLAEVYITVFVVGPLFLMVILVVMNMVDNGGVTNLYILVYGAIPFGTTIFLIFLDMLTGDVEKMPEEKVSRIKPDSFSDVRVKPWTEEDEELLQKMAFYEKVNRVKNVILHPIRAMLDRPVYAFAISTPIALGYFVYAFLEHMPYEGGFVETASTLDDYIFVTLLVLFIPYMIFHELEVRKTRQIEDQVPEFLKRLASINGTGILLTDAIAITAQSNMGRLKSEIKCTVADIRWNSNLVEALKRFEARVRTNMTRRSLTLIAKASESTGDIHQVISTVADDADIEKNLKKERSAEMFIYVFIIFVTFCVFLVIVYVLAAFFLPALDGSSNPAMSMGGFDLKEYTLLFFHAALLQGFGSGMVAGKMGSGSISSGLKHSLAMMTVSYVLFIVFI